One segment of Heterodontus francisci isolate sHetFra1 chromosome 28, sHetFra1.hap1, whole genome shotgun sequence DNA contains the following:
- the LOC137345206 gene encoding probable G-protein coupled receptor 139, producing the protein MLPPMILLIRDIYYSILTVLGAPANLLTIVILSGGNCGLSKCISLYMVAMATADLMVMIFNVIVYHIFTYHFPHSFLSYTAVCKFILYMNSVTLRISVWFTVSFTFDRFVAICCEKFKTKYCTVRTATTVVTMVSALLCLQTLPFFFAYKPEQIINNIRWGCHPRMDFFSSPAGVAYSWLQTVLIPWLPFVLILLFNCLTVKCILVASRVRRGFRTHIDDNQSDPEMENRRKSIILLFTVSGSFILLWLRSAVSFIATSLANTAHYRGDYAAPEYIATETGYMLMNMSSCTNTCIYAATQTKFREKLKKLLTAPWAFILKWILKMKTETKASCFK; encoded by the exons ATGTTACCGCCAATGATTCTACTGATAAGGGACATTTACTACTCTATTCTCACAGTCTTGGGTGCTCCTG CAAACCTGTTGACAATAGTGATTCTGTCCGGAGGAAAttgcggtctttccaaatgtatttcactctacatggtggccatggcaacagcagatctaatGGTCATGATCTTCAATGTAATAGTTTATCACATTTTTACATATCACTTCCCACATTCTTTCCTATCCTACACTGCCGTTTGTAAGTTTATTCTGTACATGAATTCTGTCACCCTGCGTATATCAGTGTGGTTTACTGTCTCTTTCACATTTGACCGATTTGTAGCGATATGTTGTGAGAAGTTTAAAACAAAGTATTGCACTGTGAGAACTGCGACCACGGTTGTAACAATGGTCTCTGCCCTGTTATGTTTACAGACACTTCCGTTCTTCTTTGCATATAAGCCTGAACAAATAATAAATAATATTCGTTGGGGTTGTCACCCAAGAATGGATTTTTTTTCATCGCCAGCAGGTGTTGCCTATTCCTGGTTGCAAACGGTGTTAATTCCATGGCTTCCTTTTGTTTTGATATTATTGTTTAATTGTTTGACAGTCAAATGTATTTTAGTGGCCAGCAGAGTTCGCAGGGGATTCCGGACTCACATCGATGATAATCAGAGCGATCCTgagatggagaacagaaggaagtccattattttactgttcacAGTATCGGGCAGTTTTATACTGCTGTGGCTGAGATCAGCGGTGAGTTTTATAGCTACCAGTCTGGCAAACACAGCACATTACAGAGGTGACTATGCCGCTCCTGAATACATCGCCACTGAAACTGGATACATGCTCATGAACATGAGTTCATGtacaaacacgtgtatttatgcagctACACAAACTAAATTCAGAGAAAAGCTGAAGAAACTGCTGACAGCTCCTTGGGCATTTATTCTAAAATGGATTTTAAAAATGAAAACTGAAACCAAAGCTTCCTGTTTTAAGTAG